The following coding sequences are from one Salvia hispanica cultivar TCC Black 2014 chromosome 3, UniMelb_Shisp_WGS_1.0, whole genome shotgun sequence window:
- the LOC125214149 gene encoding protein SPA1-RELATED 2-like isoform X1, whose product MDQTIGDEMPEPVDGTHIRHKENEFSITPGSSDMLQSEMVTPGVDDYTHMARNRYSVILNAKDMDRIGSSEHASASPRCMDDAGVMVEELTLRNYDGETLTVVGSSNNRDRTQTKKNQWQSLYQLGGRSGISNLHGQSGYKGKGQATSSAWEDEDNNFFPGLLDQSQPPSDFSHNNLLENQLMNNDKGIPGHTLNSSGGIRTKILSKSGFSEYFIKSTLRDKGVIHKTHACRGSATVSGDQVHPKCGIAGSTNTAAPLGCSGKPISSLSDRANIDGLSLREWLEADGKKANKVEKLNIFRQVLDLVDFSHAQGSSLQDLRPSAFKLSGANLVMYLGSSVRAGVTDNITDQDKYQSSLNRNDKRPINQRVMSIENQCVKKQRSGDKLSTIQRWPQFPSRSGTRFATNNVSKDPSNDVHGEQGPIAGTKNYSKQFGHSEPNSLHALRSSENFMLEEKWYTSPEQFTEKGCTFASNIYCLGILLFELLGSFDSGRSHAAAMLDLRHRILPPSFLSENPKEAGFCLWLLHPEPSSRPTTREILQFEFLSGTQELPRGELLSSIHEEDEESDLLLYFLASLTEQKEKHALSLSEQIQCIEADIQEIEKRKPRKSLVLSSLLQKSPAAACGSSASVDPYLKATNDAETRLMSNIRQLEHAYFSMRSNYHLAGSDSATDRDVELLRSREMRCTLGKEENKTEDRLGGFFDGLCKYARYKKFKVRGILRNGEFNNSANVICSLSFDRDEDYLATGGVSKKIKIFEYKALFDDSVDIHYPVVEISNKSKLSCICWNSYIRNFLASTDYDGIVKLWDASTGQGFSEFVEHSQRAWSVDFSRVDPTKLASGSDDRLVKVWSINDRNSLCTIRSHANVCCVQFSPHSSHFLAFSSADYKTYCYDLRNVSVPWCVLAGHEKAVSYAKFLDSGTIVSASTDNTLKIWDLKKTSSNSLSRDACISSLRGHTNEKNFVGLSVNDGYITCGSETNEVFAYYKSLPMPISAHKFGSIDPMTGKETEDDNGQFVSSVCWRPKSNTVVAANSTGCIKLLQLV is encoded by the exons ATGGATCAAACAATTGGTGATGAGATGCCCGAACCGGTTGATGGTACACATATCCGGCATAAAGAGAATGAGTTCTCAATAACACCTGGCAGCTCTGACATGCTGCAGTCAGAAATGGTTACACCTGGTGTTGATGATTATACTCATATGGCAAGAAATCGATATTCAGTTATACTGAATGCAAAAGACATGGACAGAATTGGTTCTTCTGAACATGCGAGTGCCAGTCCACGCTGTATGGATGATGCTGGGGTAATGGTTGAAGAGTTGACGCTGAGAAATTATGATGGGGAAACGTTGACTGTTGTGGGTAGTTCAAACAATAGAGATCGaacacaaactaaaaaaaatcagtgGCAGAGTTTATATCAATTAGGTGGCAGATCAGGAATCAGCAACCTTCATGGACAGAGTGGGTACAAAGGAAAAGGTCAGGCAACCTCGAGTGCCTGGGAAGATGAGGATAACAATTTCTTTCCCGGATTACTAGATCAAAGTCAGCCACCATCAGACTTCAGTCATAATAATCTTTTGGAAAATCAACTAATGAACAATGATAAAGGTATTCCAGGCCATACGTTAAATTCTTCTGGAGGCATTAGGACCAAGATCTTGTCTAAATCTGGTTTTTCGGAGTACTTTATTAAAAGTACATTGAGAGACAAAGGAGTTATACATAAAACACACGCCTGCAGAGGATCTGCTACTGTGTCTGGAGACCAGGTTCATCCGAAGTGTGGCATTGCTGGTTCAACAAATACCGCCGCACCATTAGGTTGTTCTGGGAAGCCTATTTCATCTCTTTCAGACAGAGCCAATATTGATGGCTTAAGTTTAAGAGAATGGCTGGAAGCTGATGgaaagaaagcaaataaagtagaaaaactGAATATATTTAGACAGGTTCTGGATCTTGTTGATTTTTCACATGCTCAAGGATCTTCGCTTCAAGATTTAAGGCCTTCCGCCTTCAAATTGTCAGGGGCAAATCTGGTCATGTATCTAGGATCTTCTGTACGTGCAGGGGTCACAGATAATATTACAGATCAAGACAAGTACCAATCCAGTCTTAATCGTAACGATAAGAGGCCAATAAATCAAAGGGTGATGTCCATTGAGAACCAATGTGTGAAGAAGCAGAGATCAGGTGATAAATTGAGCACTATCCAAAGGTGGCCCCAGTTTCCATCAAGGTCTGGCACTAGATTTGCGACCAACAATGTTTCCAAGGATCCTAGCAATGATGTACACGGGGAGCAGGGTCCTATAGCAGGAACTAAGAACTACAGCAAACAGTTTGGCCATAGTGAGCCTAATTCGTTACATGCATTGCGGTCCTCTGAGAATTTTATGTTGGAAGAGAAGTGGTATACAAGCCCAGAGCAGTTCACCGAGAAAGGCTGTACCTTTGCGTCAAACATATACTGCCTGGGAATTCTTCTATTTGAG TTACTTGGCTCATTTGATTCTGGAAGATCTCATGCTGCTGCCATGCTTGATTTACGTCATAGGATTCTCCCTCCCAGCTTTCTTTCAGAGAATCCCAAGGAAGCTGGGTTTTGCCTTTGGTTACTTCACCCTGAGCCTTCATCACGCCCCACAACCAG aGAAATTTTGCAGTTTGAATTTCTAAGTGGTACTCAAGAACTACCTCGAGGTGAGTTGTTATCATCTATTCatgaagaagatgaggaaTCAGATTTGTTATTGTATTTCCTTGCATCATTAACCGAGCAAAAAGAAAAGCATGCACTCAGTCTATCAGAACAAATACAGTGCATTGAAGCTGATATTCAAGAGATTGAGAAACGCAAACCTAGAAAGTCATTGGTTCTATCTTCTTTGCTTCAGAAGTCACCTGCTGCTGCATGTGGGAGCAGTGCAAGCGTAGATCCATATTTAAAGGCTACAAATGATGCAGAAACTAGGTTAATGAGTAATATCAGGCAACTCGAACATGCTTACTTTTCTATGAGATCAAACTATCATCTTGCAGGCAGTGATTCTGCCACTGATAGGGATGTAGAACTCCTGAGAAGTCGTGAAATGAGGTGCACTCTGGGAAAGGAAGAGAACAAGACTGAAGATCGTCTAGGGGGCTTCTTTGACGGCTTGTGTAAATATGCTCGctacaaaaaattcaaagtaagAGGAATACTGCGGAATGGAGAATTTAATAATTCTGCAAATGTGATCTGCTCTTTAAGTTTTGACCGTGATGAAGACTACTTAGCTACGGGAGGGGTGtcaaagaagataaaaatttTCGAATATAAAGCTCTCTTTGATGATTCAGTCGATATTCATTATCCAGTTGTTGAGatatcaaataaatcaaagcTTAGTTGCATTTGCTGGAACAGCTATATCAGAAACTTCCTTGCTTCGACAGATTATGATGGCATAGTCAAG TTATGGGATGCGTCAACTGGTCAAGGGTTTTCTGAGTTCGTTGAGCATAGTCAAAGGGCTTGGTCTGTTGACTTCTCTCGTGTTGATCCTACGAAACTAGCCAGTGGCAGTGATGATCGTTTGGTGAAAGTATGGAGCATAAATGAT CGAAATAGTTTGTGCACAATTAGGAGCCATGCAAATGTTTGCTGTGTTCAGTTCTCACCTCACTCCTCCCATTTTCTGGCCTTCAGCTCTGCTGATTATAAGACCTATTGCTATGATCTTCGCAATGTTTCAGTACCTTGGTGTGTGTTGGCGGGCCATGAGAAGGCTGTAAGCTATGCAAAATTCTTGGATTCAGGAACAATTGTTTCTGCATCTACTGACAACACACTGAAGATTTGGGATTTAAAGAAGACAAGTTCCAATAGTTTGTCAAGGGATGCTTGTATTTCAAGTCTCAGAGGGCATACTAATGAGAAG AACTTTGTTGGCCTATCGGTGAATGATGGTTATATAACATGTGGTTCCGAGACAAATGAG
- the LOC125214149 gene encoding protein SUPPRESSOR OF PHYA-105 1-like isoform X2 produces the protein MDQTIGDEMPEPVDGTHIRHKENEFSITPGSSDMLQSEMVTPGVDDYTHMARNRYSVILNAKDMDRIGSSEHASASPRCMDDAGVMVEELTLRNYDGETLTVVGSSNNRDRTQTKKNQWQSLYQLGGRSGISNLHGQSGYKGKGQATSSAWEDEDNNFFPGLLDQSQPPSDFSHNNLLENQLMNNDKGIPGHTLNSSGGIRTKILSKSGFSEYFIKSTLRDKGVIHKTHACRGSATVSGDQVHPKCGIAGSTNTAAPLGCSGKPISSLSDRANIDGLSLREWLEADGKKANKVEKLNIFRQVLDLVDFSHAQGSSLQDLRPSAFKLSGANLVMYLGSSVRAGVTDNITDQDKYQSSLNRNDKRPINQRVMSIENQCVKKQRSGDKLSTIQRWPQFPSRSGTRFATNNVSKDPSNDVHGEQGPIAGTKNYSKQFGHSEPNSLHALRSSENFMLEEKWYTSPEQFTEKGCTFASNIYCLGILLFELLGSFDSGRSHAAAMLDLRHRILPPSFLSENPKEAGFCLWLLHPEPSSRPTTREILQFEFLSGTQELPRGSDSATDRDVELLRSREMRCTLGKEENKTEDRLGGFFDGLCKYARYKKFKVRGILRNGEFNNSANVICSLSFDRDEDYLATGGVSKKIKIFEYKALFDDSVDIHYPVVEISNKSKLSCICWNSYIRNFLASTDYDGIVKLWDASTGQGFSEFVEHSQRAWSVDFSRVDPTKLASGSDDRLVKVWSINDRNSLCTIRSHANVCCVQFSPHSSHFLAFSSADYKTYCYDLRNVSVPWCVLAGHEKAVSYAKFLDSGTIVSASTDNTLKIWDLKKTSSNSLSRDACISSLRGHTNEKNFVGLSVNDGYITCGSETNEVFAYYKSLPMPISAHKFGSIDPMTGKETEDDNGQFVSSVCWRPKSNTVVAANSTGCIKLLQLV, from the exons ATGGATCAAACAATTGGTGATGAGATGCCCGAACCGGTTGATGGTACACATATCCGGCATAAAGAGAATGAGTTCTCAATAACACCTGGCAGCTCTGACATGCTGCAGTCAGAAATGGTTACACCTGGTGTTGATGATTATACTCATATGGCAAGAAATCGATATTCAGTTATACTGAATGCAAAAGACATGGACAGAATTGGTTCTTCTGAACATGCGAGTGCCAGTCCACGCTGTATGGATGATGCTGGGGTAATGGTTGAAGAGTTGACGCTGAGAAATTATGATGGGGAAACGTTGACTGTTGTGGGTAGTTCAAACAATAGAGATCGaacacaaactaaaaaaaatcagtgGCAGAGTTTATATCAATTAGGTGGCAGATCAGGAATCAGCAACCTTCATGGACAGAGTGGGTACAAAGGAAAAGGTCAGGCAACCTCGAGTGCCTGGGAAGATGAGGATAACAATTTCTTTCCCGGATTACTAGATCAAAGTCAGCCACCATCAGACTTCAGTCATAATAATCTTTTGGAAAATCAACTAATGAACAATGATAAAGGTATTCCAGGCCATACGTTAAATTCTTCTGGAGGCATTAGGACCAAGATCTTGTCTAAATCTGGTTTTTCGGAGTACTTTATTAAAAGTACATTGAGAGACAAAGGAGTTATACATAAAACACACGCCTGCAGAGGATCTGCTACTGTGTCTGGAGACCAGGTTCATCCGAAGTGTGGCATTGCTGGTTCAACAAATACCGCCGCACCATTAGGTTGTTCTGGGAAGCCTATTTCATCTCTTTCAGACAGAGCCAATATTGATGGCTTAAGTTTAAGAGAATGGCTGGAAGCTGATGgaaagaaagcaaataaagtagaaaaactGAATATATTTAGACAGGTTCTGGATCTTGTTGATTTTTCACATGCTCAAGGATCTTCGCTTCAAGATTTAAGGCCTTCCGCCTTCAAATTGTCAGGGGCAAATCTGGTCATGTATCTAGGATCTTCTGTACGTGCAGGGGTCACAGATAATATTACAGATCAAGACAAGTACCAATCCAGTCTTAATCGTAACGATAAGAGGCCAATAAATCAAAGGGTGATGTCCATTGAGAACCAATGTGTGAAGAAGCAGAGATCAGGTGATAAATTGAGCACTATCCAAAGGTGGCCCCAGTTTCCATCAAGGTCTGGCACTAGATTTGCGACCAACAATGTTTCCAAGGATCCTAGCAATGATGTACACGGGGAGCAGGGTCCTATAGCAGGAACTAAGAACTACAGCAAACAGTTTGGCCATAGTGAGCCTAATTCGTTACATGCATTGCGGTCCTCTGAGAATTTTATGTTGGAAGAGAAGTGGTATACAAGCCCAGAGCAGTTCACCGAGAAAGGCTGTACCTTTGCGTCAAACATATACTGCCTGGGAATTCTTCTATTTGAG TTACTTGGCTCATTTGATTCTGGAAGATCTCATGCTGCTGCCATGCTTGATTTACGTCATAGGATTCTCCCTCCCAGCTTTCTTTCAGAGAATCCCAAGGAAGCTGGGTTTTGCCTTTGGTTACTTCACCCTGAGCCTTCATCACGCCCCACAACCAG aGAAATTTTGCAGTTTGAATTTCTAAGTGGTACTCAAGAACTACCTCGAG GCAGTGATTCTGCCACTGATAGGGATGTAGAACTCCTGAGAAGTCGTGAAATGAGGTGCACTCTGGGAAAGGAAGAGAACAAGACTGAAGATCGTCTAGGGGGCTTCTTTGACGGCTTGTGTAAATATGCTCGctacaaaaaattcaaagtaagAGGAATACTGCGGAATGGAGAATTTAATAATTCTGCAAATGTGATCTGCTCTTTAAGTTTTGACCGTGATGAAGACTACTTAGCTACGGGAGGGGTGtcaaagaagataaaaatttTCGAATATAAAGCTCTCTTTGATGATTCAGTCGATATTCATTATCCAGTTGTTGAGatatcaaataaatcaaagcTTAGTTGCATTTGCTGGAACAGCTATATCAGAAACTTCCTTGCTTCGACAGATTATGATGGCATAGTCAAG TTATGGGATGCGTCAACTGGTCAAGGGTTTTCTGAGTTCGTTGAGCATAGTCAAAGGGCTTGGTCTGTTGACTTCTCTCGTGTTGATCCTACGAAACTAGCCAGTGGCAGTGATGATCGTTTGGTGAAAGTATGGAGCATAAATGAT CGAAATAGTTTGTGCACAATTAGGAGCCATGCAAATGTTTGCTGTGTTCAGTTCTCACCTCACTCCTCCCATTTTCTGGCCTTCAGCTCTGCTGATTATAAGACCTATTGCTATGATCTTCGCAATGTTTCAGTACCTTGGTGTGTGTTGGCGGGCCATGAGAAGGCTGTAAGCTATGCAAAATTCTTGGATTCAGGAACAATTGTTTCTGCATCTACTGACAACACACTGAAGATTTGGGATTTAAAGAAGACAAGTTCCAATAGTTTGTCAAGGGATGCTTGTATTTCAAGTCTCAGAGGGCATACTAATGAGAAG AACTTTGTTGGCCTATCGGTGAATGATGGTTATATAACATGTGGTTCCGAGACAAATGAG